The DNA sequence CAAGGGATACGACAACCCGTACAACACCTATTTCTACAAGGGGCTTCCGCCCGGTCCGATCGGAAATCCCGGCCACGACGCGCTGCGGGCTGCGATGAATCCGACATCCGACGGGTGGTACTACTTCGTCGCGGTCAGCGGAAAGAGCTACTTTTCGAAGACCTACGCGGAACATCAGAAGTGGGTCGACAAGTTCAATAGGCAGCGCACGAACAATGGTTGAGGAAAGATGTCGGAAAACCGCAGGGCAGCGGTGCTCGGCTCGCCGATCGCCCACTCCCTGTCACCGGTGCTCCACCGCGCCGCGTACCGCGAACTGGGCCTGAGCGGCTGGACGTACGACCGCTTCGAGGTGGACGAGACCGGGCTGCCCGACTTCTTCAAGCGGCTCGGCGAGGACGACGGACCGGCCTGGGCCGGGCTGTCGCTGACCATGCCGCTCAAGCGCGCCGTCATCCCGCTGCTGGACGAGATCAGCGACACGGCGGCGTCGGTGGAGGCCGTCAACACGGTCGTCTTCACCGACGACGGCCGCAGGCTCGGTGACAACACCGACATCCCGGGCATGCTGGCGGCGCTGCGGGAGCGCGGCGTCGGGCGCGTACCGCGCGCCGCCGTGCTGGGCGCCGGCGCCACGGCCTCCTCGGCGCTGGCCGCGCTCTCCCGGATCTGCGACGGTGAGGTCACCGCGTACGTCCGCAGCGAGGCCCGCGCCGCCGAGATGCGGCAGTGGGGCGAGCGGCTGGGCATCGCGGTGCGCACGGCGGACTGGGGCGACGCGGCCGAGGCGCTCGGCGCGCCGCTGGTGATCGCCACCACCCCCGCGGGCACCGCCGACGCGCTCGCCACGGCCGTACCGGACCGCCCCGGCGCGCTCTTCGACGTCCTCTACGACCCCTGGCCGACGCCGCTGGCCGCCGCCTGGTCGGCGCGCGGCGGCTCGGTGCTCGGCGGCCTGGACCTCCTGGTGCACCAGGCGGTGCTCCAGGTCGAGCAGATGACCGGCCGCGCCCCCGCGCCCCTGGCCGCGATGCGCGAGGCGCTGGCGGCCCGCTGAACCCTCGCACGGGCCCCTCGGCGGCCCCTGCCCGGTCCTCGCCTGACGGCCTCGGAAACGGTCCGAAACGGTCCACCCCATGGACGGCGAAACCGGGGAGTCCCTCGGTCGTGGGAGGATCGGAAGTGCGGACCGGAGTCGCGCGGACCGGGCCGCGCCGCAGGACGTCGAGGCACGCGCATGAGGGAGCACCGTTGAGCAGGTTGCGCTGGCTGACCGCGGGGGAGTCGCACGGCCCCGCACTCGTGGCGACGCTGGAGGGACTGCCCGCCGGGGTGCCGATCACCACCGACATGGTGGCGGACGCCCTGGCACGACGGCGGCTCGGCTATGGCCGCGGTGCCCGGATGAAGTTCGAGCGCGACGAGGTCACCTTCATCGGCGGCGTACGGCACGGGCTGACCCTCGGCTCCCCGGTCGCGATCATGGTTGGCAACACCGAGTGGCCGAAGTGGGAGCAGGTCATGGCCGCCGACCCGGTGGACCCCGAGGTCCTCGACGGGCTGGCCCGTAACGCCCCGCTGACCCGCCCCCGCCCCGGCCACGCCGACCTCGCGGGGATGCAGAAGTACGGCTTCGACGAGGCCCGGCCGATCCTGGAG is a window from the Streptomyces luomodiensis genome containing:
- a CDS encoding shikimate dehydrogenase, which produces MSENRRAAVLGSPIAHSLSPVLHRAAYRELGLSGWTYDRFEVDETGLPDFFKRLGEDDGPAWAGLSLTMPLKRAVIPLLDEISDTAASVEAVNTVVFTDDGRRLGDNTDIPGMLAALRERGVGRVPRAAVLGAGATASSALAALSRICDGEVTAYVRSEARAAEMRQWGERLGIAVRTADWGDAAEALGAPLVIATTPAGTADALATAVPDRPGALFDVLYDPWPTPLAAAWSARGGSVLGGLDLLVHQAVLQVEQMTGRAPAPLAAMREALAAR